A genomic region of Coraliomargarita sinensis contains the following coding sequences:
- a CDS encoding sigma-70 family RNA polymerase sigma factor, whose amino-acid sequence MAQAQAAPRYKNRLSGVPRSQTDNAEVVSDVRELPSSDRNVMRTYMQEIGKTPLLSKEEEIELAARIKKGDKSARDHMISANLRLVVKIAHDYNNFGLPLLDLISEGNIGLVKAVERFDPSKGGKLSTYAAWWIKQSIKRALANQSKTIRLPVHLVDRIAKMRKITGELAEELDREPTDEEIAYAMDLPINKVAHLKSVSVRPSSLDAPVGEDGDTTFGELVGDENEASPLENLQEKSVSNDIKSVISQLEDREAEIIHLRFGLDGNHPLTLEEVGERFDITRERVRQIQNIALHKMRRIMTENERQRTKEEVHQENIEQKKMEVLQEFFAENAADES is encoded by the coding sequence ATGGCACAAGCACAAGCAGCTCCCCGTTACAAAAACCGCTTGAGCGGCGTTCCTCGCTCACAAACTGACAACGCCGAAGTTGTTTCTGATGTTCGTGAGCTCCCTTCTTCTGATCGGAATGTTATGCGTACTTACATGCAGGAAATCGGTAAGACGCCTCTGTTATCCAAAGAAGAAGAAATCGAGCTGGCTGCACGCATAAAGAAAGGGGATAAATCCGCACGGGATCACATGATTTCGGCCAACCTGCGCTTGGTTGTAAAAATTGCGCATGATTACAATAATTTCGGGCTCCCTCTACTCGACCTAATCAGCGAAGGTAACATTGGACTGGTTAAAGCCGTCGAGCGTTTTGATCCTTCCAAGGGGGGTAAGCTCAGCACATACGCAGCCTGGTGGATTAAGCAATCCATCAAGCGCGCACTCGCCAATCAGAGCAAAACCATCCGCCTGCCGGTGCATCTCGTTGATCGTATTGCCAAGATGCGCAAGATAACCGGCGAACTTGCTGAAGAACTGGACCGTGAACCGACCGACGAGGAAATTGCCTACGCGATGGACCTCCCCATCAACAAGGTGGCACATTTGAAGTCTGTCAGTGTTCGCCCCTCCTCTCTGGACGCGCCTGTGGGTGAAGATGGAGATACGACTTTCGGCGAATTGGTCGGCGACGAAAATGAAGCCAGTCCGCTGGAAAACCTTCAGGAAAAGTCGGTCAGCAATGATATCAAGTCGGTCATCAGTCAACTGGAAGACCGCGAAGCGGAAATCATCCACTTGCGCTTTGGACTGGATGGCAACCACCCGCTGACTCTTGAGGAAGTGGGTGAACGCTTCGATATCACGCGTGAGCGGGTCCGCCAGATTCAGAATATAGCTTTACACAAAATGCGCCGCATTATGACGGAGAACGAGCGTCAAAGAACGAAAGAAGAAGTGCATCAGGAAAACATCGAACAAAAGAAGATGGAAGTGCTTCAGGAGTTCTTCGCCGAAAACGCGGCAGATGAATCATAG
- the lnt gene encoding apolipoprotein N-acyltransferase: protein MTQAGHNSSPWWGLLAGVTTALLWVLSIPPFDFAEAAYIAFVPLLLWLYTVPRGKVFWFLAFATGWASWFSILIWLRHVTWVGTILLSAILALLFVLWVGLARFLIPRLAERSFGARVLGFAGLAGFWVFIEWMRTWLFWGFPWAPLALSQWERPVVLQISAWSGAYGVSFLLIFFNCCVAQTLRHRFVRRERKMWTGWFSPDLYMGMACLGLCLYVFFYSLPKPDSSQEWFTAGVVQPYIAPELKWDSDREKENLQVLEKQTRFVASLNNDVLLWPEAAAPWPVIGYPEMNARVLRLTKEIDKPILMGGLTYEKEGDLWHNGVTLAYPSPAMSEDVYRKRELVPFGEYVPKPFHFIVEKFVPLEGNFSPGSGPALIALELKEQTFKIGSLVCYEDVFPALARESARAGAQVFFVATNNAWYGEEGGAEQHAAHSVLRAVENRRPVMRCGNGGWSGWIDAYGTIRDVLYDENGSIYFRGGGSYTVSQYSDWARQQSFYTRHGDWFVGLGGVFAFVALLPGFRPRKSPPAFPPEGIS, encoded by the coding sequence ATGACGCAGGCCGGGCACAACAGTTCACCTTGGTGGGGCTTGCTGGCGGGTGTCACCACCGCGCTGCTTTGGGTGCTTTCCATTCCGCCCTTCGACTTTGCCGAGGCCGCTTACATCGCCTTCGTGCCGCTTTTGCTCTGGCTTTATACCGTGCCGAGGGGGAAAGTCTTTTGGTTCCTGGCTTTCGCCACTGGATGGGCGAGTTGGTTTTCGATCCTGATTTGGCTCCGCCACGTGACATGGGTTGGCACTATATTGCTCAGTGCCATCCTGGCTTTGCTTTTTGTGCTATGGGTCGGGTTGGCCCGGTTTTTGATCCCAAGGCTCGCGGAGCGCAGTTTTGGGGCTCGGGTGCTGGGCTTCGCCGGGCTGGCGGGGTTTTGGGTCTTCATTGAATGGATGCGCACCTGGCTCTTCTGGGGCTTCCCCTGGGCGCCTCTGGCGCTCAGTCAGTGGGAGCGGCCCGTCGTCCTGCAAATCTCCGCCTGGAGTGGGGCTTATGGCGTCTCCTTTCTTTTGATTTTTTTCAACTGCTGCGTGGCCCAGACCTTGCGGCACCGCTTCGTTCGCCGCGAGCGCAAGATGTGGACAGGGTGGTTCAGCCCCGACCTCTACATGGGCATGGCTTGCCTGGGTCTGTGCCTCTATGTTTTCTTTTATTCTCTGCCAAAGCCGGATTCGTCGCAGGAATGGTTCACCGCCGGGGTGGTTCAACCTTACATCGCCCCGGAATTGAAATGGGACAGTGATCGTGAAAAAGAGAATCTCCAGGTCCTCGAGAAGCAGACCCGATTTGTCGCCAGCCTGAACAACGACGTCCTCTTATGGCCTGAAGCCGCGGCTCCCTGGCCGGTCATCGGGTATCCGGAAATGAATGCGCGGGTGCTCCGCCTGACAAAGGAAATTGATAAACCAATCCTAATGGGTGGCCTCACTTACGAGAAGGAAGGGGACTTGTGGCATAATGGAGTGACTCTGGCTTATCCTTCGCCCGCGATGTCGGAGGACGTTTACAGGAAACGGGAACTGGTGCCCTTTGGTGAATATGTGCCCAAGCCGTTTCATTTTATCGTCGAGAAATTCGTCCCCCTGGAGGGCAATTTCTCGCCGGGAAGTGGGCCGGCCCTGATTGCACTGGAGCTAAAAGAGCAGACTTTTAAAATCGGCTCACTGGTCTGTTACGAGGATGTCTTTCCTGCTCTGGCTCGCGAGAGTGCCAGGGCCGGGGCGCAGGTCTTTTTTGTGGCGACGAACAATGCCTGGTATGGAGAAGAAGGGGGCGCGGAGCAGCATGCGGCGCATTCTGTCCTCAGGGCGGTGGAAAACCGGCGGCCGGTGATGCGTTGCGGGAATGGTGGTTGGAGTGGCTGGATTGATGCCTACGGCACGATACGTGACGTACTTTATGATGAGAACGGGAGTATCTACTTTCGGGGAGGAGGCAGCTACACGGTCTCTCAGTACTCTGATTGGGCGCGCCAGCAGAGCTTTTACACTCGCCATGGAGATTGGTTTGTCGGTCTGGGTGGCGTTTTCGCCTTCGTGGCCCTGCTGCCCGGATTCCGGCCAAGAAAAAGCCCCCCGGCGTTTCCACCGGAGGGCATATCCTAA
- the mrdA gene encoding penicillin-binding protein 2, which produces MSQVDVHRGENPRILFFFWIIIAATLVLLVGLGWRQLVASRKYEEIEKRQTERRILNPGPRGDIYDRKGNLLVGNRAHYSAVVYLDDLRPEFRREYANIIRAERTRLQEEYQSTPQADQPQEPPIPDYYQLQWTARENVIQRYIDEINRITGRDDSLSMNKIIRHFNEQLLLPLPLVEDLNPDQYARLVEQVPVDSPIKVHTGTARYYPYGTAAAHTLGYVQNVTPDPSEFPDDGIKTFTFKKKVGKTGLERSFNELLSGIAGTELWRVDPLGFQDTRLEMVAPQQGGDLITSIDIDLQLAAETALGERKGAAVAIDIKTGEVLTMASHPSFDLNDLSPYIPRATFDDINERGAWLNRAVQLSYPPGSTFKLLTTIAGMRANTIGPETQHDCQGVYRVGNRIFRCHARYGHGVVDTAAAIEGSCNVYYYAEGLRMGIDVLSAEAMRFGLDQKTGIELPYETSRIVVPTKSWKREQVGAGWVPGDTANTAIGQGFLLVTPLQMASFMASLARGETRTQPTLLALSPEEAGKVAHGGEPIGLSRENWLAIWEGMQRVVGTDGTGRLVQIDGLRIAGKTGTADFRAHGEEVNLAWFIGCAPVEDPQIAVAVMVEGSSAADSYHGGSTAGPVAKDIFLQFIEEYPERAGFPSAE; this is translated from the coding sequence ATGAGTCAGGTTGATGTGCATCGGGGGGAAAACCCGCGCATCCTTTTTTTCTTTTGGATCATCATCGCAGCGACGCTGGTGCTTCTTGTCGGGCTTGGCTGGCGTCAACTTGTCGCGAGCAGGAAATATGAAGAGATCGAGAAGCGGCAAACAGAACGCCGTATTCTCAATCCCGGGCCGCGCGGCGATATCTATGACCGGAAAGGAAATCTCCTTGTGGGCAACCGCGCGCACTATTCCGCGGTGGTTTATCTGGACGACCTTCGGCCCGAGTTCCGGCGTGAGTATGCCAACATTATCCGGGCGGAGCGAACACGCCTGCAGGAAGAATACCAAAGCACGCCTCAGGCGGACCAGCCGCAGGAACCGCCGATCCCGGATTATTACCAGTTACAGTGGACGGCCCGGGAAAATGTAATTCAACGTTACATTGACGAGATCAACCGTATCACCGGACGGGATGATTCGTTGTCGATGAATAAAATCATCCGGCACTTCAACGAGCAGCTGCTTTTGCCCCTGCCTCTGGTGGAAGATTTGAATCCCGATCAGTATGCGCGCCTGGTGGAACAAGTGCCTGTCGATTCACCGATCAAAGTGCATACCGGCACGGCCCGTTACTATCCTTACGGAACAGCGGCGGCACATACCCTGGGCTATGTGCAAAACGTCACGCCCGATCCCAGTGAGTTCCCCGATGATGGGATTAAGACTTTCACCTTTAAGAAAAAAGTGGGCAAGACCGGGCTGGAGCGCTCCTTTAACGAGCTGCTTTCCGGGATTGCGGGAACGGAATTGTGGCGGGTCGATCCGCTCGGGTTTCAGGATACCCGCCTCGAGATGGTGGCCCCGCAACAAGGCGGTGATCTGATCACCAGTATTGATATCGACCTGCAACTTGCCGCGGAGACCGCTCTCGGGGAACGCAAAGGGGCCGCCGTGGCCATCGACATTAAGACCGGGGAGGTGCTGACGATGGCGAGTCATCCCAGTTTCGACCTCAATGACCTCAGCCCCTATATCCCGCGAGCGACCTTCGACGATATCAACGAACGTGGCGCCTGGTTGAACCGCGCGGTGCAACTTTCCTACCCGCCCGGTTCGACGTTCAAGCTGCTAACGACGATTGCCGGCATGCGGGCCAATACGATCGGGCCCGAAACACAGCACGATTGCCAGGGGGTCTATCGCGTGGGCAACCGGATCTTTCGCTGCCATGCGCGCTATGGACACGGGGTGGTTGATACGGCCGCAGCCATCGAGGGGAGTTGTAATGTTTACTATTATGCGGAAGGGCTTCGGATGGGAATCGACGTGCTCAGTGCGGAGGCCATGCGTTTCGGCCTGGACCAAAAGACAGGCATCGAGTTGCCCTATGAAACCAGCCGGATCGTGGTACCGACAAAATCATGGAAACGCGAGCAAGTCGGCGCGGGCTGGGTCCCGGGCGATACGGCCAATACCGCGATCGGTCAGGGCTTTCTTCTGGTGACCCCGTTGCAAATGGCATCATTTATGGCCTCTCTGGCACGAGGAGAAACACGCACCCAGCCGACCCTGCTTGCACTTTCCCCGGAAGAAGCGGGCAAGGTTGCTCATGGCGGCGAACCGATTGGGTTGAGCCGTGAGAACTGGCTGGCGATTTGGGAGGGCATGCAGCGGGTCGTCGGAACCGACGGAACCGGGCGCCTGGTGCAAATCGACGGCTTGCGAATTGCCGGGAAAACCGGCACGGCGGATTTTCGGGCACATGGTGAAGAAGTGAATCTGGCATGGTTCATCGGTTGCGCCCCGGTCGAGGATCCGCAGATTGCGGTGGCTGTGATGGTCGAGGGATCCAGCGCAGCGGATAGCTACCACGGCGGTTCCACCGCCGGGCCGGTGGCAAAGGATATTTTCCTCCAGTTTATCGAAGAATACCCCGAGCGGGCCGGATTCCCCAGTGCGGAATGA
- the mreC gene encoding rod shape-determining protein MreC, producing MANRRLDKFKPLVALGVFLVAWWVVPIGVKAFLKASFSEFQAPAWVASSYLEDLEGFWARRMHSKRELELAGQEIARAKSYYQFNAQRAETLQAEIRRLEAILDLPSRREYRYEVARVIRRDLSAWWQHLILRKGRDYDIPNGAAVVFSGGVVGRVVEVNAFTSRVELISSPNFRMAAQFEGDPRPVVYEGVPQSGFGDPVGRVSDAPQDLMANSNDPLQLVSTHLGGTFPPGLSIGEVVWLEPGSTGIFQAGEVALDPDLLSLHEVAVLIPLNPIEIESDAP from the coding sequence GTGGCGAACAGACGCCTCGATAAGTTTAAACCTTTAGTCGCCCTCGGCGTCTTTCTTGTGGCGTGGTGGGTCGTGCCGATCGGGGTGAAGGCTTTTCTCAAAGCGAGCTTCAGCGAGTTTCAAGCACCGGCCTGGGTCGCGAGTTCCTATCTGGAAGACCTGGAAGGCTTTTGGGCCCGACGCATGCACTCGAAACGAGAGCTCGAGCTGGCCGGACAGGAGATCGCCCGTGCGAAATCCTACTATCAGTTCAACGCTCAACGGGCAGAGACGCTGCAGGCGGAAATCCGACGACTCGAGGCAATCCTCGACCTGCCCAGTCGCCGGGAATACCGCTACGAAGTCGCCCGTGTGATCCGTCGTGATTTGAGCGCCTGGTGGCAGCATCTCATCCTTCGCAAGGGGCGGGATTATGATATACCGAACGGGGCCGCAGTGGTTTTTTCCGGCGGGGTGGTCGGTCGTGTGGTCGAAGTGAATGCCTTCACCAGCCGGGTCGAACTGATTTCGAGTCCGAATTTCAGAATGGCGGCCCAATTCGAGGGTGACCCGCGCCCCGTCGTCTACGAAGGAGTGCCCCAGTCCGGTTTCGGTGATCCTGTTGGACGAGTGAGTGACGCCCCGCAGGACTTGATGGCCAATTCCAACGATCCGCTCCAACTGGTATCCACCCATCTGGGGGGCACCTTTCCCCCCGGTCTATCGATCGGGGAAGTGGTCTGGCTCGAACCCGGCAGCACGGGTATTTTTCAGGCGGGCGAAGTTGCCCTTGATCCGGATCTGCTCAGTTTGCATGAGGTGGCCGTCCTAATACCGCTCAACCCCATTGAGATCGAAAGTGATGCTCCTTGA
- a CDS encoding rod shape-determining protein, translating into MLGLLSNDIGIDLGTANTLVFAKEKGIVLREPSVVAIYTSTKKVCAVGSEAKKMLGRTPGNITAIRPMKDGVIADFEITEAMLRYFINKVNRKKTFVAPRIVVAVPSGITEVERRAVKDSAIRAGARDVVLLEEPMAAAIGVGLPIDEPAANMIVDIGGGTTEVAIISLAGVVYTKSIRVGGDEIDTAIVNYMKRAYNLMIGERTAEEIKIRVGSAFPMEEEISMEVRGRDSVAGLPKTITITSQEIREALSDTIQAIGDLVRNALERCPPELSADLVDRGFFLAGGGAMIKGLDQMLSDATGLPVIIADDPLSAVANGTGMVLHELAFLLKDLTGAPKN; encoded by the coding sequence GTGCTCGGACTTCTTTCTAACGACATCGGTATCGACCTAGGGACCGCAAACACGCTCGTGTTCGCGAAAGAAAAAGGTATTGTTCTTCGTGAGCCCAGTGTGGTGGCGATTTATACCTCGACCAAGAAAGTCTGCGCGGTGGGTTCTGAAGCCAAGAAGATGTTGGGCCGCACGCCCGGTAACATCACCGCGATCCGTCCAATGAAGGACGGCGTGATCGCCGACTTTGAAATTACCGAGGCGATGCTTCGCTATTTCATCAACAAGGTGAACCGCAAGAAGACTTTTGTGGCCCCGCGCATCGTGGTCGCTGTACCTTCCGGCATTACCGAAGTGGAACGCCGGGCCGTGAAAGACTCCGCCATCCGTGCGGGTGCCCGCGATGTGGTGCTGCTTGAGGAGCCCATGGCGGCGGCAATCGGCGTCGGCCTACCGATCGATGAGCCTGCGGCCAACATGATTGTCGATATCGGCGGCGGTACCACCGAGGTGGCCATCATCTCGCTGGCCGGTGTGGTTTACACCAAGAGCATTCGTGTGGGCGGCGACGAAATCGATACTGCGATCGTGAACTACATGAAGCGCGCCTACAATTTAATGATCGGGGAACGCACGGCTGAAGAAATCAAGATTCGCGTCGGCTCCGCTTTTCCCATGGAGGAAGAAATTTCCATGGAAGTACGCGGCCGCGACTCGGTTGCCGGCTTGCCCAAGACGATTACCATCACCTCCCAGGAAATTCGCGAAGCGCTTTCCGATACGATTCAGGCGATTGGCGATCTGGTGCGTAATGCTCTGGAGCGCTGCCCGCCGGAACTTTCGGCCGATTTGGTGGACCGAGGCTTTTTCCTCGCCGGAGGTGGTGCGATGATCAAAGGCCTTGACCAGATGCTCAGTGATGCGACCGGTCTGCCTGTTATTATTGCGGACGACCCGCTCAGTGCGGTGGCAAATGGAACTGGTATGGTGCTGCATGAGTTGGCCTTCCTTCTGAAGGACCTGACCGGGGCTCCTAAAAACTAA
- the tyrS gene encoding tyrosine--tRNA ligase, whose amino-acid sequence MSLIETIRTNTDTIIGDAELEDRMHGNRPLRVKLGVDPTRPDLTFGHLVVFNKLRQFQDLGHEAILIIGDFTTLIGDPSGRSSTRPALTKEEIVENAQTYLEQAFMVLDENKTTVVYNSEWFNDMGFEDCLKLARKMTVARMLERDDFAKRYASNAPISIIEFLYPLIQGYDSLVLNADVEIGGTDQLFNMLVGRALQKDAGKQEQAVITMPLLIGLDGVKKMSKSQDNYIAFTDSAKDMFGKIMSISDDTMWDYYRLLLEADDERIEKLKAGHPMEAKKHLASSLVGQFHSMKAAKHELEQFEQVFSRNKLPDDMPTFTWNDLVGDAATAPLFEVMAQSDLFESKGAIRRLVKQGGVKVDGEKQSDPNLEMTPPNGEQIFQAGKRIFFKITG is encoded by the coding sequence ATGAGCTTGATCGAAACCATCCGCACGAACACTGACACCATCATCGGCGATGCCGAGCTGGAAGACCGCATGCACGGGAACCGCCCCCTGCGCGTCAAACTCGGCGTCGATCCCACGCGGCCCGACCTGACTTTCGGCCACCTCGTGGTTTTCAACAAGCTGCGCCAGTTTCAGGACCTCGGTCACGAGGCCATTCTCATCATCGGTGACTTCACCACGCTCATCGGCGACCCTTCCGGCCGGTCCAGCACACGTCCCGCATTGACGAAGGAAGAGATCGTCGAGAACGCCCAGACCTATCTCGAGCAGGCCTTCATGGTGCTCGACGAGAACAAGACTACGGTGGTTTACAACAGTGAGTGGTTTAACGACATGGGCTTCGAAGACTGCCTCAAGCTCGCCCGCAAGATGACCGTCGCCCGCATGCTCGAGCGCGATGATTTTGCCAAGCGTTACGCCAGCAACGCCCCCATTTCCATTATCGAGTTTCTGTATCCCCTCATCCAGGGCTATGACTCCCTCGTCCTGAACGCCGACGTCGAAATCGGTGGCACCGACCAGCTTTTCAACATGCTCGTCGGCCGTGCCCTGCAGAAAGATGCCGGCAAGCAGGAGCAAGCCGTCATTACCATGCCACTGCTCATCGGCCTGGACGGTGTGAAAAAGATGTCGAAAAGTCAGGACAACTACATCGCCTTCACTGACAGCGCGAAGGATATGTTCGGCAAAATCATGTCGATCAGCGATGATACCATGTGGGATTACTACCGCCTCTTGCTTGAAGCCGACGACGAACGCATCGAAAAGCTCAAGGCCGGCCACCCGATGGAAGCCAAGAAGCACCTCGCTTCCTCCCTTGTCGGCCAGTTCCACTCCATGAAGGCGGCCAAGCACGAACTGGAGCAATTTGAGCAGGTCTTTTCCCGGAATAAACTCCCCGATGATATGCCGACCTTTACCTGGAATGATTTGGTCGGCGATGCCGCTACGGCCCCGCTTTTCGAAGTAATGGCGCAGTCGGACCTTTTCGAAAGCAAGGGGGCGATTCGCCGCCTCGTGAAACAGGGGGGCGTAAAAGTCGACGGCGAAAAACAAAGCGATCCCAACCTCGAAATGACGCCGCCGAACGGGGAACAGATCTTCCAGGCCGGAAAACGTATCTTCTTCAAGATCACCGGATAG
- a CDS encoding adenylyltransferase/cytidyltransferase family protein has translation MKKVFISGCYDILHGGHIQFFKEARALGDHLTVCFASDKVLWEHKKRRTSIPQDHKLALITALDIVDQVVIGDCDELGLDFKEHFLTIKPDILAVTEDDQYEAQKRELCAHVGAEYVKLPKTPPQFTPVSTSSIVRNIRTPAYAPLRVDFGGGWLDVPRYAREGAFIVNCAISPMVSLTNWDYEKKSGLGGSGAYALLNGNDGIESELALGVGWQDPAIIRETGLCVWRSGDKPVLHFKRNGDFLRGHMALHYTDIPHDTPANADNQRDYNLVEKAGQLAKEAVFEASLVKLGEAVRTSYEAQIKEGMQELPEAEGCIGRKYAGGGWGGYALYLFENTEDRDAFVCSANNNRPIEPYITIR, from the coding sequence ATGAAAAAAGTATTCATATCCGGCTGCTACGATATCCTTCATGGCGGGCATATCCAGTTCTTCAAAGAGGCTCGCGCTCTGGGGGACCATTTAACCGTCTGTTTTGCTTCGGACAAAGTCCTCTGGGAGCACAAAAAGCGCCGAACCTCGATCCCGCAGGATCACAAGCTGGCGCTGATCACCGCTCTCGATATCGTGGATCAGGTCGTGATTGGCGACTGCGATGAACTGGGTCTGGACTTCAAAGAGCACTTTTTGACTATTAAGCCGGACATTTTAGCAGTTACCGAAGACGACCAGTATGAAGCGCAAAAGCGCGAGCTTTGCGCCCATGTCGGTGCGGAATACGTCAAGCTGCCGAAGACTCCGCCGCAGTTCACTCCGGTCTCCACCAGTTCGATCGTGCGCAACATCCGTACGCCGGCTTATGCGCCTCTGCGCGTCGATTTCGGCGGTGGCTGGCTCGATGTGCCCCGTTACGCCCGCGAGGGTGCCTTCATCGTCAATTGTGCAATTTCACCGATGGTCTCATTGACGAACTGGGACTACGAAAAGAAATCAGGCCTCGGCGGGAGTGGTGCCTACGCTCTCCTCAACGGGAATGACGGCATCGAAAGCGAGCTCGCGCTCGGGGTTGGCTGGCAGGATCCGGCAATCATACGCGAAACCGGGCTCTGCGTCTGGCGCAGTGGGGATAAACCGGTGCTGCATTTCAAGCGAAACGGGGACTTTCTTCGCGGGCACATGGCCCTGCACTACACGGATATCCCGCACGATACACCGGCCAATGCGGATAACCAGCGCGATTACAATCTTGTCGAGAAGGCCGGGCAACTGGCCAAAGAAGCGGTTTTTGAGGCATCACTGGTCAAGCTCGGCGAAGCCGTACGAACCAGCTATGAAGCCCAGATCAAAGAAGGTATGCAGGAACTCCCGGAGGCGGAGGGCTGCATCGGCCGGAAATACGCCGGCGGCGGATGGGGCGGCTATGCGCTTTATCTTTTCGAAAACACCGAGGACCGCGACGCCTTTGTCTGCTCGGCCAACAACAACCGGCCGATCGAACCCTACATTACGATTCGTTAA
- a CDS encoding carboxymuconolactone decarboxylase family protein gives MEKTSALLERLPEEAIDLNVNAQRVLGGESLNTIQTWGSALASAYFIRYPELTAAILADAKAAGLSAAHLSDAKGAAAVMGMNTVYFRFRHIMHTDAYTQKAFNLRMTRMKQVATDQTHFELYSIGPAALAGCELCLKAHEAAVKKGGLNEDNVHDAVRIASVLNGVAVALEMV, from the coding sequence ATGGAAAAAACCTCAGCACTACTTGAGCGCCTTCCCGAGGAGGCGATTGACCTGAATGTCAACGCCCAGCGGGTGCTTGGCGGCGAATCGCTCAACACGATTCAAACCTGGGGCAGTGCTCTGGCTTCAGCCTATTTTATCCGTTACCCGGAACTGACCGCTGCGATCCTGGCCGACGCCAAGGCCGCGGGCCTCAGTGCGGCGCACCTCTCCGATGCGAAAGGGGCGGCCGCCGTCATGGGGATGAATACGGTTTATTTCCGTTTTCGCCACATTATGCACACGGATGCCTATACCCAGAAAGCTTTCAACCTGCGAATGACACGCATGAAACAGGTGGCGACCGACCAGACGCATTTCGAGCTCTACTCCATCGGGCCGGCGGCACTGGCCGGTTGCGAGCTCTGCCTGAAGGCGCATGAAGCAGCGGTGAAAAAGGGCGGGCTCAACGAGGATAACGTGCACGATGCCGTGCGTATTGCCTCGGTCCTCAACGGGGTCGCGGTAGCCCTGGAGATGGTTTAA
- a CDS encoding TetR/AcrR family transcriptional regulator: MAERTKNERILAAAGELFHKRGYAAVSLDEVITASGLSRAEFYRHFSNKSALGCAWLQRLAKGMSVMHDNFMERLPDKDRRLRKYFYAMRNWVESNGYRSCQFANTAAGIDVEEEPDLAELIDQYKRQQRAFFIKLVGTLVDEDQAKRLGTAVFLLFSGAMTEAQNLKATWPLDDALAAAERLCALSSQA; this comes from the coding sequence ATGGCTGAGCGTACGAAAAACGAACGCATTCTTGCTGCCGCAGGTGAGTTGTTCCACAAGCGTGGCTATGCTGCGGTGTCACTGGACGAAGTCATCACGGCCAGCGGCCTGTCGCGTGCGGAGTTTTATCGACACTTTTCCAATAAGTCCGCACTGGGCTGCGCCTGGCTGCAACGCCTCGCTAAGGGCATGTCGGTGATGCATGACAATTTCATGGAGCGCCTCCCGGACAAAGACCGTCGCCTGCGGAAGTATTTTTATGCCATGCGCAATTGGGTGGAGAGCAACGGCTATCGCTCCTGCCAATTTGCCAACACGGCCGCGGGAATTGATGTGGAGGAAGAACCGGATCTGGCCGAACTGATCGACCAGTATAAACGACAGCAGAGAGCGTTCTTCATCAAGCTCGTTGGAACTCTGGTTGACGAGGATCAAGCCAAACGCCTGGGGACGGCCGTCTTTCTCCTTTTCTCCGGAGCAATGACGGAAGCCCAGAATCTGAAGGCGACCTGGCCGCTGGATGACGCACTGGCCGCAGCAGAGCGGCTCTGTGCACTCAGTTCCCAGGCCTAA